One Antiquaquibacter oligotrophicus genomic region harbors:
- a CDS encoding ABC transporter permease, which produces MSTTAAAPVPSSAPVVLEKAVIRNWKPAIGLGIFAILGIVLFVIFARAGETGFRFSTDADAIQLPVLTVDAPLAGGIVAVLLVLMAAASAYLAWRARKTPVWLIAIFAVLFMFGFLTWAAAGASLAVQVASLLVGAVALSVPLIFGALGGVISERVGVVNVAIEGQLLAGAFVSAVVASATGQPLLGLAAATVAGVLVAFVLAAFSIKYFVDQVIVGVVLNVLVVGLTSFLFSTVLAPNAAQLNSPPRFERINIPLLSEIPIIGPVLFRQTIIVYLVYIAVFVVWFAMFKTRWGLRLRSVGEHPQAADTVGINVTGTRFWNVSLAGAIAGLGGAYFTLGSVGAFNKEMTAGAGFIALAAVIFGRWDPIRATLAALLFGFATNLQSALSIIGSPVPSEFMLMLPYLVTIFAVAGLVGRVRGPAAAGKPYVKS; this is translated from the coding sequence GTGAGCACCACGGCAGCAGCACCCGTACCCTCCTCAGCACCCGTTGTGCTCGAGAAGGCCGTCATCCGCAACTGGAAGCCAGCCATCGGACTCGGTATCTTCGCCATCCTCGGCATCGTGCTCTTTGTCATCTTCGCGCGAGCGGGTGAGACGGGCTTCCGTTTCTCGACGGATGCCGACGCCATCCAGTTGCCCGTCCTGACCGTCGATGCGCCCCTCGCGGGCGGAATCGTTGCCGTGCTCCTTGTGCTCATGGCCGCGGCATCCGCCTACCTCGCCTGGCGCGCCCGCAAGACCCCCGTCTGGCTCATCGCCATCTTCGCGGTGTTGTTCATGTTCGGCTTCCTCACGTGGGCGGCGGCGGGGGCATCCCTCGCCGTTCAGGTCGCGAGTCTCCTCGTCGGGGCCGTCGCCCTGAGTGTTCCGCTGATCTTCGGTGCGCTCGGTGGTGTTATCTCGGAGCGTGTCGGTGTCGTCAACGTCGCGATCGAGGGCCAGCTCCTCGCGGGTGCGTTCGTGTCCGCCGTTGTCGCCTCGGCAACCGGTCAGCCGTTGCTCGGGCTCGCCGCCGCGACCGTCGCCGGTGTGCTCGTCGCGTTTGTGCTCGCGGCTTTCTCCATCAAGTACTTCGTCGACCAGGTCATCGTCGGTGTTGTGCTCAACGTGCTTGTCGTCGGACTCACGAGCTTCCTGTTCTCGACGGTGCTCGCCCCGAATGCGGCGCAGCTGAACAGCCCACCGCGATTCGAGCGCATCAACATTCCGCTTCTCAGCGAGATCCCCATCATCGGACCGGTGCTCTTCCGCCAGACGATCATCGTGTACCTCGTCTACATCGCGGTCTTTGTCGTCTGGTTCGCGATGTTCAAGACGCGCTGGGGCCTGCGACTGCGCTCGGTGGGTGAGCACCCGCAGGCTGCGGACACCGTCGGTATCAACGTCACGGGCACCCGGTTCTGGAACGTGTCGCTCGCTGGCGCGATCGCGGGCCTCGGCGGTGCCTACTTCACGCTCGGATCGGTCGGTGCCTTCAATAAGGAGATGACGGCGGGCGCAGGATTTATCGCGCTCGCGGCCGTCATCTTCGGTCGGTGGGATCCCATCAGGGCGACCCTCGCGGCGCTCCTGTTCGGTTTCGCCACCAACCTGCAGTCCGCGCTGTCTATCATCGGCTCGCCCGTTCCGAGCGAGTTCATGCTCATGCTCCCGTACCTCGTGACGATCTTCGCCGTCGCGGGTCTCGTGGGCCGGGTACGCGGCCCCGCAGCCGCGGGAAAGCCGTACGTAAAGTCATGA
- a CDS encoding ABC transporter permease has protein sequence MTDPKVTNSEPTPGSLDTTLEPGQKPNEIAPPSRAQQVLRDILGGSAMISVLAVLLAFVAGGVLIAFTDSDVQEAAGYFFARPGDTFQAIWSSVSGAYIALFQGSIYNFRVDTFVGGIRPLTETLKFATPLITAGLGVALAFRVGLFNIGGRGQMLVAAGAAGYVGFAWPLPYGIHLIVAVLVGVLAGAIWGGIVGLLKARTGAHEVIVTIMLNYVAFYLISYLLTQQWALQAPGSTNPKSAAMLPTAVFPKILGDQFNLHLGFIVAIAATVWFWYFINRSSMGFRFRAVGENPHAARVAGINVSGVYVWAMVFSGALVGLAGVSQVLGTVTTGFTAGIDAGIGFDAITVALLGRSKPVGVFVAGILFGALKAGGYSMQAAQGVPIDIVLVVQSLIVLFIAAPPLVRAIFRLPVPGTAPKARTKVEVAK, from the coding sequence ATGACCGACCCGAAAGTGACCAACTCGGAGCCGACACCCGGCTCGCTCGACACCACTCTCGAGCCCGGGCAAAAACCCAACGAGATCGCACCGCCGTCGCGGGCCCAGCAGGTGCTGCGCGACATCCTGGGCGGTAGCGCGATGATCTCGGTGCTCGCGGTCCTTCTCGCCTTTGTCGCGGGTGGTGTGCTCATCGCCTTCACCGACTCGGACGTGCAAGAGGCGGCTGGCTACTTCTTCGCGCGGCCGGGCGATACCTTCCAGGCGATCTGGAGCTCGGTCTCGGGTGCCTACATCGCGCTCTTCCAGGGGTCGATCTACAACTTCCGTGTCGATACGTTTGTCGGGGGCATCCGGCCCCTCACCGAGACACTCAAGTTCGCGACGCCCCTCATCACCGCGGGCCTCGGTGTGGCCCTCGCGTTCCGGGTTGGGCTGTTCAATATCGGTGGGCGCGGCCAGATGCTTGTTGCCGCCGGTGCTGCCGGGTACGTCGGATTCGCGTGGCCCCTGCCGTACGGCATCCATCTCATCGTCGCTGTGCTCGTTGGTGTGCTCGCCGGCGCCATCTGGGGCGGAATCGTGGGGCTCCTCAAGGCACGCACCGGGGCACACGAGGTGATCGTGACGATCATGCTCAACTACGTCGCGTTCTACCTCATCTCCTACCTGCTCACTCAGCAGTGGGCGTTGCAGGCGCCAGGTTCGACGAACCCGAAGTCAGCGGCGATGCTGCCGACCGCGGTGTTTCCCAAGATCCTCGGTGACCAGTTCAATTTGCACTTGGGCTTCATCGTCGCCATCGCCGCGACCGTGTGGTTCTGGTACTTCATCAACCGCTCGAGCATGGGTTTCCGCTTCCGCGCGGTCGGAGAGAACCCGCATGCGGCCCGCGTTGCCGGAATTAATGTCTCGGGTGTCTACGTGTGGGCCATGGTCTTCTCCGGTGCTCTTGTCGGCCTTGCAGGTGTGAGTCAGGTGCTCGGAACGGTCACGACGGGGTTCACCGCGGGGATCGACGCGGGAATCGGCTTCGACGCCATCACCGTCGCCCTCCTGGGGCGATCCAAACCGGTCGGTGTTTTTGTCGCCGGAATCCTGTTCGGCGCCCTTAAGGCCGGTGGCTACTCGATGCAGGCGGCGCAGGGTGTTCCCATCGACATCGTGCTCGTCGTCCAGTCGCTCATTGTGCTCTTCATCGCTGCACCCCCGCTCGTGCGGGCGATCTTCCGCCTCCCGGTCCCGGGCACGGCACCCAAGGCACGCACCAAGGTGGAGGTGGCCAAGTGA
- a CDS encoding thymidine phosphorylase, with the protein MSVEPFDVVDLIHTKRDRGTLSTEQISWLVDAYTRGYVADEQMAAMAMAIFLNGMGRDEVRDLTLAMIASGETLSFDGLSKPTTDKHSTGGVGDKITLPLAPLVASFGVAVPQLSGRGLGHTGGTLDKLESIPGWRAKLTNDEFYAQLESIGAVVCAAGSGLAPADGKLYALRDITGTVESIPLIASSIMSKKIAEGTASLVLDVKFGSGAFMKDPERSRELAETMVRLGTDAGVNTVALLTNMNVPLGLAIGNANEVRESVEVLAGGGPADVVELTVALAREMLALAGQPDADVEAALKDGRAMDTWNAMIRAQDGDPDAALAEPKESHTVTAEADGILSTQEALPFGIAAWRLGAGRARKEDPVHHAAGIDLHAKPGDPVTKGQPLFTLHTDEPARFERALEALEGAYSIADTPPTLTPLIAARIA; encoded by the coding sequence ATGAGTGTCGAACCCTTCGACGTCGTAGACCTCATCCACACCAAGCGTGACAGGGGAACACTGTCGACAGAGCAGATCTCGTGGCTCGTCGACGCCTACACTCGCGGCTACGTTGCAGACGAGCAGATGGCGGCGATGGCGATGGCGATCTTCCTCAACGGGATGGGCCGTGATGAGGTGCGGGATCTCACTCTCGCGATGATCGCGTCGGGGGAGACGCTGTCGTTCGACGGGTTGTCCAAGCCGACGACGGACAAGCACTCCACCGGCGGTGTCGGGGACAAGATCACACTTCCGCTGGCCCCGCTCGTGGCATCCTTCGGGGTTGCCGTTCCCCAACTGTCCGGTCGCGGTCTCGGCCACACGGGCGGCACGCTCGACAAACTGGAGAGCATCCCGGGCTGGCGCGCGAAACTCACCAACGACGAGTTCTATGCCCAACTGGAGTCGATCGGCGCTGTCGTCTGTGCGGCGGGCTCCGGCCTCGCACCGGCGGACGGCAAGCTCTACGCCCTGCGTGACATCACGGGCACCGTGGAGTCGATCCCGCTCATCGCGTCATCGATCATGTCGAAAAAGATAGCCGAAGGCACCGCATCGCTCGTGCTCGACGTGAAGTTCGGTTCCGGCGCGTTCATGAAGGACCCGGAACGCAGCCGCGAACTCGCGGAGACCATGGTGCGTCTCGGTACGGATGCCGGTGTGAACACGGTCGCACTCCTCACCAACATGAACGTGCCGCTGGGGCTGGCGATCGGTAACGCCAACGAGGTGCGCGAATCCGTCGAGGTGCTCGCGGGCGGAGGACCGGCGGATGTCGTCGAGCTCACGGTGGCTCTCGCACGCGAGATGCTCGCCCTCGCGGGGCAACCGGATGCCGACGTGGAGGCCGCGCTGAAGGACGGTCGCGCCATGGACACGTGGAACGCGATGATCCGAGCGCAGGACGGCGACCCGGATGCTGCGCTCGCCGAGCCGAAGGAGTCGCACACGGTCACGGCCGAGGCAGACGGCATCCTCTCGACCCAGGAGGCGCTGCCGTTCGGTATCGCTGCGTGGCGTCTGGGTGCCGGCCGTGCGCGCAAGGAGGACCCGGTGCACCACGCGGCGGGTATCGACCTTCACGCCAAGCCTGGCGACCCCGTGACGAAGGGCCAACCGCTGTTCACGCTGCACACCGACGAGCCGGCCCGTTTCGAGCGAGCCCTCGAGGCTCTCGAGGGTGCCTACAGCATCGCGGACACGCCCCCCACTCTCACCCCCCTCATAGCGGCACGTATCGCGTAA
- a CDS encoding ABC transporter ATP-binding protein, protein MKLELRGITKRFGSLVANDHIDLTVQPGEIHCLLGENGAGKSTLMNVLYGLYQADEGEILLDDVVQHFAGPGDAMNAGIGMVHQHFMLIPVFTVAENVMLGHEQTKAGGILDLESARAKVREISARFGFDVDPDALVDDLPVGVQQRVEIIKALSRDARVLVFDEPTAVLTPQETDELIAIMRQLKAGGTSIVFITHKLREVREVADRITVIRLGKVVGEASPTDCNEELASLMVGRAVDLMIDKAPARPGPVALSVENLSVIDPRNQLVVNNVSFDVHEGEILAIAGVQGNGQTELTEAILGLQSRVTGNIRLGGHSLQGLGVRKVLDAGVGFVPEDRKEDGLVAEFTIAENLMLDRSDSEPFVKAGTLQLRYLSEFAEEKVREFDIRAQGIETHVGRLSGGNQQKVVLARELSRELKLFVAAQPTRGLDVGSIEFVHTRIVEARDAGVPVIVVSTELDEVAALADRIAVMYRGGIVGIVPGDTPREVLGLMMAGEHPDHTGNPNPGEAA, encoded by the coding sequence ATGAAACTGGAGCTTCGCGGTATCACCAAGAGGTTCGGATCGCTCGTCGCCAACGATCACATCGACCTCACCGTGCAGCCGGGAGAAATCCACTGCCTTCTCGGTGAGAACGGCGCGGGCAAATCGACACTCATGAACGTGCTCTACGGCCTGTACCAGGCCGATGAGGGCGAGATCCTGCTGGACGACGTGGTTCAGCATTTCGCAGGGCCCGGCGACGCCATGAACGCCGGCATCGGCATGGTGCACCAACACTTCATGCTCATCCCCGTCTTCACTGTCGCCGAGAACGTCATGCTCGGGCACGAACAGACGAAGGCAGGCGGCATCCTCGATCTCGAGAGTGCTCGCGCAAAGGTTCGGGAGATCTCGGCACGATTCGGCTTCGACGTCGATCCGGATGCTCTCGTCGACGACTTGCCCGTCGGCGTCCAGCAGCGCGTCGAGATCATCAAAGCCCTTTCGCGCGACGCCCGTGTGCTTGTCTTCGATGAGCCGACCGCGGTGCTCACCCCGCAAGAGACCGACGAGCTCATCGCCATCATGCGTCAGTTGAAGGCCGGCGGAACCTCCATCGTGTTCATCACCCATAAGCTGCGGGAGGTCCGTGAGGTCGCCGATCGCATCACCGTCATCCGCCTCGGCAAGGTTGTCGGCGAGGCTTCGCCCACCGATTGCAACGAAGAACTCGCGTCGCTCATGGTGGGACGCGCCGTCGATCTCATGATCGACAAGGCCCCTGCGCGGCCCGGGCCCGTGGCGCTGAGCGTCGAGAATCTCTCCGTCATCGACCCGCGCAACCAGCTCGTCGTCAACAACGTGAGCTTCGACGTGCACGAGGGCGAGATCCTCGCCATTGCGGGGGTCCAGGGCAACGGTCAGACCGAGCTCACGGAGGCGATTCTCGGTCTTCAGTCGCGTGTGACGGGCAACATTCGACTCGGCGGTCACTCCCTCCAGGGGCTCGGTGTCCGCAAGGTTCTCGACGCCGGTGTCGGTTTTGTGCCGGAGGATCGCAAAGAGGACGGACTCGTCGCGGAATTCACGATCGCCGAGAACCTCATGCTCGACCGCTCCGACAGCGAACCGTTTGTCAAGGCGGGAACACTCCAGTTGCGCTATCTGTCCGAATTCGCGGAGGAGAAGGTCCGCGAGTTCGACATCCGAGCTCAGGGAATCGAGACGCACGTCGGGCGCCTCTCCGGCGGTAACCAGCAGAAGGTTGTCCTCGCGCGCGAGCTCAGCCGTGAGCTGAAACTCTTCGTCGCCGCCCAACCGACCCGCGGCCTCGACGTCGGCTCGATCGAGTTTGTCCACACCCGCATCGTCGAGGCGAGGGATGCCGGGGTTCCCGTCATCGTCGTCTCCACCGAACTCGACGAAGTCGCCGCCCTCGCTGACCGTATCGCGGTGATGTATCGCGGCGGAATCGTCGGCATCGTCCCTGGTGACACTCCACGTGAAGTCCTCGGCCTCATGATGGCTGGCGAGCACCCCGACCACACCGGAAACCCGAACCCGGGGGAGGCAGCATGA
- a CDS encoding cytidine deaminase, producing the protein MTPFTPQSDAEWDALREVAKEALTHAYVPYSNFPVGVAAIVDDGRVISGANVENASYGLTLCAECALVSSLHMTGGGKLVAFTCVDGKGNALMPCGRCRQLLFEHSAEGMLLETVSGIKTIDEVIPDAFGPRTLEEYRS; encoded by the coding sequence ATGACCCCGTTCACTCCACAGTCCGACGCCGAGTGGGATGCCCTTCGTGAGGTCGCCAAGGAGGCACTCACACACGCCTACGTTCCCTACTCGAACTTCCCCGTGGGGGTGGCCGCCATCGTCGACGACGGTCGTGTCATCTCGGGCGCGAATGTCGAGAACGCGTCCTACGGCCTCACGCTGTGCGCGGAATGTGCGCTCGTTTCATCGCTGCACATGACGGGTGGTGGCAAGCTCGTCGCCTTCACGTGTGTCGACGGCAAAGGCAACGCCCTCATGCCGTGCGGCCGCTGCCGCCAGTTGCTGTTCGAGCACTCGGCGGAGGGGATGCTGCTCGAGACCGTCTCCGGAATCAAGACCATCGATGAGGTCATCCCCGACGCTTTCGGGCCGCGCACGCTCGAGGAGTACAGGTCATGA
- the uriH gene encoding uridine-preferring nucleoside hydrolase UriH, whose protein sequence is MARKIILDCDPGHDDAIALLLAWGSPEIDLVGVTTVMGNQTIDKVTRNALSVAAVAGITGVPFARGAHRPLVRDVEVAETIHGDSGLDGPALPEPQLELDPRHAVDFIIDTVMAHEPGEITLVPTGALTNIALAVRKEPRIASRVREVVLMGGGVHVGNWSATSEFNIVIDPESAHIVFGETWPLTMVGLDATHEALATPWVVEQIAAIDTAPARFVGELLEFFGQTYLREQGFEHPPVHDPCAVAYVIDPTVMDTVRVPLDVELSGTLTLGMTVADFRSPAPDDCTTQVARSLDHPKFWNLVTDALTRIGDPSPS, encoded by the coding sequence ATGGCACGGAAGATCATCCTGGATTGCGACCCAGGGCACGACGACGCGATCGCCCTCCTCCTCGCGTGGGGAAGCCCCGAGATCGACCTCGTCGGGGTCACCACCGTCATGGGAAACCAGACGATCGACAAAGTCACGCGCAACGCGCTCTCCGTGGCCGCCGTCGCGGGGATCACGGGAGTGCCGTTCGCGCGCGGAGCCCACCGACCCCTCGTCCGCGACGTCGAAGTTGCCGAAACCATCCACGGCGACAGCGGCCTCGACGGGCCGGCACTCCCCGAACCGCAGCTCGAACTCGACCCGCGGCACGCCGTCGACTTCATCATCGATACCGTCATGGCGCACGAGCCCGGCGAGATCACCCTCGTGCCAACCGGTGCCCTTACCAACATCGCCCTCGCCGTGCGCAAGGAGCCGCGCATCGCCTCACGCGTGCGCGAAGTTGTGCTCATGGGTGGCGGAGTGCACGTCGGCAACTGGTCTGCCACAAGCGAGTTCAACATCGTCATCGACCCGGAGTCCGCCCACATCGTGTTCGGAGAAACGTGGCCGCTCACCATGGTGGGTTTGGATGCGACACACGAAGCCCTCGCGACTCCGTGGGTCGTCGAACAGATCGCCGCGATCGATACGGCACCCGCGAGATTCGTGGGGGAACTCCTGGAGTTCTTTGGGCAGACCTACCTCCGAGAGCAAGGGTTCGAGCATCCGCCCGTCCACGACCCGTGCGCCGTGGCGTACGTCATCGACCCCACCGTGATGGACACCGTGCGTGTGCCACTCGACGTCGAACTCTCTGGCACCCTCACTCTCGGCATGACGGTGGCCGACTTCCGCTCCCCAGCGCCCGACGACTGCACCACCCAGGTCGCCCGCAGCCTTGACCACCCGAAGTTCTGGAACCTCGTGACCGATGCCCTCACGCGCATCGGTGACCCGTCCCCTTCCTGA
- a CDS encoding BMP family lipoprotein, producing the protein MRITRGRVISGIALVGTSALVLAGCAAAPEEDGGTDAAVDFLPCMVSDAGGFDDKSFNQLGYEGLVEAAAEVGVEPITVESASETDYGPNIESLLGQGCDLIVTVGFALSAATLEAAEANPDVEFALIDDAADADFDGTPDFDNTKPIIFNTAQAAFLVGYAAASYSKTGTVATWGGMNFPTVTIFMDGFAQGVDYYNEQKGTSVQVLGWTGDAETSTFTGGFEANDVAKTTAQNFIDQGADILLPVGGPIYQSAVAAIADSGKEIALLGVDADLYETDPATQDIILTSILKGIKNATHDVVAAAAGGEFSNEAYIGTLENEGVGYAPFHNFESLVSPDLVDELDAIQGQIIDGTIPVTSYLDS; encoded by the coding sequence TTGAGAATCACTCGCGGCCGCGTTATCAGCGGCATCGCCTTGGTCGGAACGAGCGCCCTCGTGCTCGCCGGCTGCGCAGCAGCACCCGAAGAGGACGGCGGAACCGATGCCGCGGTCGACTTCCTTCCCTGCATGGTGTCGGATGCCGGTGGCTTCGACGACAAGTCGTTCAACCAGCTCGGCTACGAGGGCCTCGTCGAGGCCGCTGCCGAGGTCGGCGTCGAGCCGATCACCGTTGAGTCCGCATCCGAGACCGACTACGGCCCCAACATCGAGAGCCTCCTCGGCCAGGGCTGCGACCTCATCGTGACCGTCGGCTTCGCCCTCTCGGCGGCGACGCTCGAAGCGGCCGAGGCCAACCCCGATGTCGAGTTCGCTCTCATCGACGACGCGGCCGACGCCGACTTCGATGGCACCCCGGACTTCGACAACACGAAGCCGATCATCTTCAACACGGCCCAGGCGGCGTTCCTCGTCGGCTACGCGGCCGCGAGCTACAGCAAGACGGGAACGGTCGCGACCTGGGGTGGAATGAACTTCCCCACCGTCACGATCTTCATGGACGGCTTCGCTCAGGGTGTCGACTACTACAACGAGCAGAAGGGCACCTCGGTTCAGGTTCTCGGCTGGACGGGTGACGCGGAGACCTCCACGTTCACGGGTGGCTTCGAGGCCAACGATGTCGCGAAGACGACGGCGCAGAACTTCATCGACCAGGGCGCGGACATCCTGCTCCCCGTCGGTGGACCGATCTACCAGAGTGCCGTCGCGGCGATCGCCGACTCCGGCAAGGAGATCGCGCTCCTCGGTGTCGACGCCGACCTGTACGAGACCGACCCGGCGACGCAGGACATCATCCTGACCTCGATCCTCAAGGGCATCAAGAACGCGACGCACGACGTGGTCGCGGCTGCTGCCGGAGGTGAGTTCTCCAACGAGGCCTACATCGGAACTCTCGAGAACGAGGGAGTCGGCTACGCGCCGTTCCACAACTTCGAGAGCCTCGTCTCGCCCGACCTCGTCGACGAGCTCGACGCGATCCAGGGCCAGATCATCGACGGAACCATCCCCGTCACCTCCTACCTGGACTCGTAG